CTGGAAGATATTGCAAGAACAATGTTAATCTCAAGCAAACTTCCAAAATTCTATTGGGCTGAAGCAGTAAATACAGGATGCTATTTAATAAATAGATGTATGATCAGATCAGTGTTAAACAAAACACCATATGAGCTactaaaaggaagaaaaccaaaTCTAGCACATCTTAGGGCCTTTGGATGTGTATGTTTTATACACAACAATGACAAAGacaatttgggaaaatttgatgcCAAGAGTGATGAAGGAATTTTTCTAGGCTACTCATCACAAAGCAAGCCTACAAGGTACtgaataaaagaacaaaccGTGTAGAAGAAAGTGTCCATGTTGTTTTTAATGAACATACTAGTGAAGTTGAAGGAAATTCAGAGGATGAACAAAATGAGGAAACCTGCTCCGAGCCATCAGACCCAAAAACATGGGAAAAAGAAATCATACCATCTGAAATAGGAGATAAGTCTGCTGACGAAACTGGTTCATCTGCACCTCAAGAACTAGTAAGTATTCCCACTCATAATTGGAAACATCAAAGCTCTCACCCTCTGCAAAATCTTCTTACTCGTCTTAACTcaggcatatctacaagatccAAACTACGTGGTATGTGTGCATTCTCTGCCTATGTGTCCTTGATTGAGCCTAAAAATATTAAGGAAGCGTTGCTAGACTCTGAATGGATTGGtgctatgcaagaagaactcaACCAATTTGAAAGAAGCAAAGTGTGGAACCTGGTTCCAAAGCCCCAAAACAGAACAGTAATAGGAACTAGGTGGGTGTTTAGAAACAAGCTCGATGAGCAAGGTCAAATAGTGCGCAACAAAGCTAGGCTAGTTGTACAGGGATACAACcaagaagaaggtataaaatatGATGAAACCTTCGCACCAGTAGCAAGAATTGAGGCCATTAGAATACTGGTTGCATATGCTGCTCACATGGAGTTTAAACTCTACCAAATGTATGTCAAAAGTGCCTTTCTAAATGGTTACCTACAAGAAGAGGTGTATGTAAAACAACCTCCAGGGTTCGAAAATACCATATATCCTGATCATGTATATAAATTGGACAAAGCACTCTATGGGTTAAAACAAGCAccaagagcatggtatgatCGATTGTCTACTTTCCTTCTCACACATGGATATACAAGAGGAAAAATTGACAATACATTGTTCCTTCGAAAACAAGGTAAAGATCTGTTCATAGTCcaagtatatgtagatgacatcatatttggaggaaccaatgaCTCACTAGGAGTAGAATTTGCTCAACTAATGGATAGTGAGTTTgagatgagtatgatgggaGAATTGAACTTCTTCTTGGGACTTCAAATTAAGCAAACTCCAATTggaacatcaattcatcaacaaaAGTACATCAAGGAATTACTGAAGAAGTATGATATGAATGAAGCTAAGACAAATGATACTCCCATTGGGACAACAACAAAGCTTGATAAAGATGAACCAGGTTCACCCGTCAATGACACTAGATATAGAGGTATGATTGGATCACTCCTGTATCTCACTGCTAGCAGACCTGATATAGTGTTTAGTGTTGGTCTATGTGCAAGATTTCAGTCTTGCCCAAaggaatcacatctaaaagctGTCAAGAGAATcctgagatatttgaaaggtACAATAAACATGGTTCTCTGGTATCCAACTGGTGACTCTTTTGATCTAAAGGGATTTACTGACGCTGTTTATGCAGGACACATGGTTGATAGAAAAAGTACTTCTGGGATGGCACACTTTTTAGGACCATGTTTAATATCCTGggcaacaagaaaacaaaattcagtGGCTCTATCCACTGCAGTGGCTGAGTATGTTGCAGTTGCTTCATGTTGTGCCCAACTTCTTTGAATAAAACAGCATCTTAAAGACATTGGTATAGAAACAAGTTGTATTCCTATTCTATGTGATAACACAAGTGCTATAAACATGACCAAAAACCCAGTTCAACACAAGCGCACAAAATACGTagatgttagacatcactttCTTCGTGATAATGTTGAAAAGGGAAACATAATAATGGAGTTCTGCAAAATTGAGAATCAAGTTGCTGATATCTTCACCAAGGCACTAGGAAGAGAGTCATTTCAGAAAAATAGACTTGAGTTAGGGCTCATCTTCTTAGAATGAACTATGCCCAACCAAGTTCTAATAAGGTATAAACCAGGTTCAGTCAAGATGGTTCTACATAATCAttgcacaaaaaaaaaatttatttttaaaaaaaaaaaatttttttttaaaaaattatattttaaaaaaataaataaaaaaattggggGAAATCAATCTCATCTTCTCTCTCCCATGCCCCCTCTCTGACAAGAAGGTGCAACCGTCACGGCGCACGTCTCCTCGATGTCAATCCCCCATAATTACTCCAACCCCTTGATTACAACACCAAAACCGTTCCCAATAAAGCACTCTCTAAACTAGCAACCAACTTGCTCTCATATTTATTCTTTCGAAAACCAAGAAACCAAAATCCCTTCCATAACCATGACTAATCCACTTGTTGCTTACTCCGATGACGAAAGCTCGTCTGATAGTGCATATTCTCAGGGGGAAGAAAACCAAGTTGTTGATGGTGTGCCCAATCTTGGGGAGGAAAGCCAAATCCCAACCACACctccatcaccaccaccaaaagctccatcaccaccaccaaaagctccaccaccaccacaaaaAACTCCATCTCCACCACCAAAAGCTCCATCTCCACCACCACAAGTAACCCCTTCACCATCACAAGTCCAAGAAGCATCTTCACCTGTCGTTACAGACTCCCCACCACCACCCATCATCGAATCTCCCCCATCACCAGTCCAAGAAA
The sequence above is a segment of the Solanum lycopersicum chromosome 10, SLM_r2.1 genome. Coding sequences within it:
- the LOC138338778 gene encoding extensin-like, which produces MTNPLVAYSDDESSSDSAYSQGEENQVVDGVPNLGEESQIPTTPPSPPPKAPSPPPKAPPPPQKTPSPPPKAPSPPPQVTPSPSQVQEASSPVVTDSPPPPIIESPPSPVQETLTSPVHETPLSPNPTSPTTTVPTIPLSSPSHHTTSQNPPLSPIHDDILLSSPHPTKPRRPRKHIALKQVRPHRPVTRSAHVVKPADDAPYGVKRR